Part of the Amyelois transitella isolate CPQ chromosome 15, ilAmyTran1.1, whole genome shotgun sequence genome, AGATACATTATAATTGcacttttgtataaaataataaattcgcCACTCTTGCTTCATTTCCTATGATTTCTGACATCTGACGGACTCGTACATTagcaattttaatacattgtaACTGAGGAAAGAAAATTCatcttaaataattatacctttTATTAAGTAGTAATGTTAACAACTTTAGTTAgatttaagataataaattgtaagtgGAATTATACTAAACTTAATCAATAATGATCCCGTATTCCGCTCCAGTAAAGATACCTACCacggagaaaaataaaacctcTTCTTTCTGTGTAGGTATGCAACCTGAGGATGAAACAATGACTGCtttagaaatagatttatttttaaaataggaaacaaggtatcgcttattgacgtcaacataacttaagtataattattatatttacttccgcttccaaagcgcaggtGTAGAATATGATAATCCTGCTTGATTCTGATGATTGATAGCCGATTATGTATATCTACCTTATTACCTACCCATTTGTGTATTTAACCATGTTTAACCATCTTCTTGTACTATGTACAACTAAACATCCTGTCATAGTCTTAATCTTTTATCATATCGTCTGGTATTTCATCCGGAGGTTCATCAGGTATATCCGTGGGATAAAGATAATCCGGGGCCAAACCTTCTCCGCCTGGTTTATTATCTGGGTCTTTACCCACTCCACCTGGTCTACTCTCTGGTTCAACACCAGGAACATAATCTGGTCCATCACCTGGTCCTTCACCTGGACCAAATTCTGGTCTTCCATCTGGTCCTAACCCCGGTCCTTTATCTGGTCGAAATCCTGAACCACCATCTTGTCCTAAGCCAGGTCTATCGTCCGGTCCACCATCTGGCCCAAAACCTGGCTTTCCATCTGGGTCATTGCCTGGTCCAATTCCTGACCCACCATCACCATCACCAGGTCCAAATTTTGATCCACTATCTGGCCCATAATCCGGCCTGCCATCAGGACCAAAACCTGGTAGTTTGTCCGGCCCATTTCCTTGTCCTAAACCTGGGCCAATTCCAGGTCTCTTATCTGGTTCTTGCTCTGGTCTATTATCTGGTCCGCCATCCGGCTTATTACCTTGCCCTAAACCTGGGCCAATTGGGCCAGGACTTCCATCTGGTTCTTGTCCTGGTTTATCTTCTGGTCTATTACTTTGACCTAAACCTGGTCCAGTTCCTGGACTACCATCAGGTCTTAGCCCTGGTCTATCATCAGGTCGCAAACCCGATCCACTATCTGGTCCAAATCCTGGACCACTATTTGATCCCAAACCTGGTCCATTGCCTGGTCTACCATCTGGTCCAAAGCCTGATCCATTTTCTTGTCCAAAATCTGGTCT contains:
- the LOC106137593 gene encoding collagen alpha-5(IV) chain isoform X2, whose protein sequence is MEDKYIPIFVLTGIFGAIFAFGPFLVQKGPNRGWVTAYIAQMNPLAGPRLHNTTLAWIQYAFGNTVAGIDLRVVKMPDVSDGIEPGEGSNFGPKFGPDSRPDFGQENGSGFGPDGRPGNGPGLGSNSGPGFGPDSGSGLRPDDRPGLRPDGSPGTGPGLGQSNRPEDKPGQEPDGSPGPIGPGLGQGNKPDGGPDNRPEQEPDKRPGIGPGLGQGNGPDKLPGFGPDGRPDYGPDSGSKFGPGDGDGGSGIGPGNDPDGKPGFGPDGGPDDRPGLGQDGGSGFRPDKGPGLGPDGRPEFGPGEGPGDGPDYVPGVEPESRPGGVGKDPDNKPGGEGLAPDYLYPTDIPDEPPDEIPDDMIKD
- the LOC106137593 gene encoding collagen alpha-5(IV) chain isoform X1 produces the protein MEDKYIPIFVLTGIFGAIFAFGPFLVQKGPNRGIIRACIMMSAFSIWIFWVTAYIAQMNPLAGPRLHNTTLAWIQYAFGNTVAGIDLRVVKMPDVSDGIEPGEGSNFGPKFGPDSRPDFGQENGSGFGPDGRPGNGPGLGSNSGPGFGPDSGSGLRPDDRPGLRPDGSPGTGPGLGQSNRPEDKPGQEPDGSPGPIGPGLGQGNKPDGGPDNRPEQEPDKRPGIGPGLGQGNGPDKLPGFGPDGRPDYGPDSGSKFGPGDGDGGSGIGPGNDPDGKPGFGPDGGPDDRPGLGQDGGSGFRPDKGPGLGPDGRPEFGPGEGPGDGPDYVPGVEPESRPGGVGKDPDNKPGGEGLAPDYLYPTDIPDEPPDEIPDDMIKD